The Sulfitobacter guttiformis genome contains a region encoding:
- the acnA gene encoding aconitate hydratase AcnA, which translates to MTIIVGQDTARARKTITAGKQSVAFYSIPAAQAAGLGDFSKLPAALKVVLENMLRFEDGKTVTVDDIKAFADWGAQGGQNPREIAYRPARVLMQDFTGVPAVVDLAAMRDGIVALGGDAAQINPLNPVDLVIDHSVMIDEFGNPRAFQMNVDREYERNMERYTFLKWGQNAFNNFRVVPPGTGICHQVNLEYLAQTVWTDKDQNGDEVAYPDTLVGTDSHTTMVNGMAVLGWGVGGIEAEAAMLGQPISMLIPEVIGFELTGRMMEGTTGTDLVLKVVELLRAKGVVSKFVEFYGEGLDHLPLADRATIANMAPEYGATCGFFPIDGETLRYMRTTGRDEDRIALVEAYAKENGMWRGDDYAPIYTDTLSLDMGTIVPAISGPKRPQDYIALTSAHTAFGDYVKGVRAGKDASKAQEITWEGEGGQPEPRDIPGDTGSHNRGYVATKDGNYQLHDGSIVIASITSCTNTSNPYVMIGAGLVARKARALGLTRKPWVKTSLAPGSQVVSAYLEAAELQEDLDAIGFNLVGYGCTTCIGNSGPLEPAISKAINDYDLIGTSILSGNRNFEGRISPDVRANYLASPPLVVAYALVGDMNHDLTNSPLGQDQNGNDVYLRDIWPTSAEVAELVEKTVTREAFQTKYADVFKGDEKWQGVETTDAMTYDWPPQSTYVQNPPYFQGMSKDPGVITNIENAKVLAVLGDMITTDHISPAGSFKETTPAGQYLVDRQVPVREFNSYGSRRGNHEVMMRGTFANIRIKNEMLDGVEGGYTKGPDGQQTSIFDAAMAHQAAGTPLVIFGGEQYGAGSSRDWAAKGTALLGVKAVIAENFERIHRSNLVGMGVIPFEFTNGDTRKSLGLTGDETVSISGLDTIKPLQEVPCVITMANGDVKEIMIKCRIDTAIEIEYIEHGGVLHYVLRDLANKSVAAE; encoded by the coding sequence ATGACAATCATCGTCGGTCAGGATACTGCACGCGCCCGCAAGACAATCACCGCGGGCAAACAGTCCGTTGCCTTTTATTCGATCCCCGCCGCACAGGCCGCAGGTCTGGGCGACTTCTCAAAACTGCCCGCCGCATTGAAGGTCGTACTTGAAAACATGCTGCGGTTCGAAGACGGCAAAACCGTCACCGTCGACGATATCAAGGCTTTTGCCGACTGGGGCGCACAAGGCGGCCAGAACCCGCGCGAGATCGCCTACCGCCCTGCCCGCGTACTGATGCAGGATTTCACCGGCGTGCCTGCCGTTGTCGACCTTGCCGCGATGCGCGACGGGATTGTGGCCCTTGGCGGCGACGCAGCACAGATCAACCCGCTCAACCCTGTTGACCTCGTCATCGACCACTCCGTGATGATTGACGAATTCGGCAACCCACGCGCCTTCCAGATGAACGTGGACCGCGAATACGAGCGTAACATGGAACGCTACACCTTTCTGAAATGGGGTCAGAATGCGTTTAATAATTTCCGCGTTGTACCGCCCGGCACCGGCATCTGCCATCAGGTGAACCTTGAATATCTGGCGCAAACCGTCTGGACCGATAAGGATCAGAATGGCGATGAAGTGGCGTATCCCGACACGCTGGTAGGCACCGACAGCCATACCACCATGGTCAACGGTATGGCCGTTCTGGGCTGGGGTGTCGGCGGGATCGAGGCAGAGGCCGCAATGCTGGGCCAGCCGATTTCCATGCTAATCCCCGAAGTTATCGGCTTTGAGCTTACCGGCCGCATGATGGAAGGCACTACCGGCACCGATCTGGTCCTCAAAGTGGTCGAACTGTTGCGCGCCAAAGGCGTGGTCAGCAAGTTTGTTGAATTCTACGGTGAGGGTCTCGACCACCTGCCCCTTGCTGACCGTGCGACAATCGCCAACATGGCACCTGAATACGGTGCCACCTGCGGCTTCTTCCCGATCGACGGCGAGACGCTCCGCTATATGCGCACAACCGGCCGTGACGAAGACCGGATTGCACTGGTCGAAGCGTATGCAAAAGAAAATGGCATGTGGCGTGGCGACGACTATGCGCCGATCTACACCGATACGCTCTCGCTTGATATGGGTACAATCGTGCCTGCGATCTCGGGGCCAAAGCGTCCGCAGGATTACATCGCGCTTACCTCTGCACACACCGCCTTTGGCGATTACGTGAAGGGTGTGCGCGCGGGCAAAGATGCCTCGAAAGCGCAAGAAATCACTTGGGAAGGTGAAGGCGGCCAGCCCGAGCCACGCGACATTCCAGGTGATACAGGCAGCCACAACCGCGGCTATGTCGCAACAAAAGATGGCAACTACCAGCTGCACGACGGATCGATTGTGATTGCTTCGATCACATCGTGCACCAATACATCCAACCCTTATGTAATGATTGGTGCGGGCCTTGTGGCACGCAAGGCGCGTGCCCTTGGCCTGACCCGCAAACCTTGGGTCAAGACATCGCTTGCGCCTGGCTCACAGGTTGTTTCCGCCTATCTGGAAGCTGCCGAGCTGCAGGAAGATCTGGACGCAATCGGATTTAACCTTGTTGGTTACGGCTGCACCACCTGTATCGGCAACTCAGGTCCGCTGGAGCCCGCGATCAGCAAAGCCATCAATGACTATGATCTGATCGGCACCTCGATCCTGTCGGGTAACCGTAACTTTGAAGGCCGCATTTCGCCTGATGTGCGCGCCAACTATCTTGCGTCGCCGCCGCTTGTCGTCGCTTATGCGCTGGTCGGTGACATGAACCACGATCTGACCAATTCCCCCTTGGGTCAGGACCAGAACGGCAATGACGTCTATCTGCGCGACATCTGGCCCACCTCTGCCGAAGTGGCAGAGCTGGTCGAGAAGACAGTTACACGCGAAGCGTTCCAGACCAAATACGCGGACGTTTTCAAGGGCGACGAAAAATGGCAGGGCGTCGAGACCACAGATGCCATGACGTATGACTGGCCACCGCAATCCACCTATGTTCAGAACCCACCCTATTTTCAGGGCATGAGCAAGGATCCCGGCGTGATCACGAACATCGAGAATGCTAAGGTTCTGGCCGTTCTGGGCGATATGATCACCACCGACCACATCAGCCCCGCAGGTTCGTTCAAGGAAACGACTCCTGCCGGTCAGTATCTGGTCGACCGTCAGGTGCCCGTGCGGGAGTTCAACTCCTATGGCTCGCGCCGCGGCAATCACGAGGTCATGATGCGCGGTACTTTTGCCAACATCCGTATCAAAAACGAGATGCTCGATGGTGTCGAGGGCGGGTATACAAAAGGCCCTGATGGCCAACAGACCTCGATCTTTGACGCTGCTATGGCCCATCAGGCTGCCGGCACCCCGCTGGTGATTTTCGGGGGCGAGCAGTATGGCGCGGGCTCTTCGCGCGACTGGGCTGCAAAAGGGACCGCACTTCTGGGCGTCAAGGCCGTGATTGCAGAGAACTTCGAGCGTATCCACCGCTCAAACCTTGTTGGTATGGGCGTCATCCCGTTTGAGTTCACCAATGGCGATACGCGCAAATCGTTGGGCCTCACCGGTGACGAGACAGTTAGTATTTCTGGCCTCGACACGATCAAACCGCTTCAGGAAGTGCCTTGTGTGATCACTATGGCAAATGGCGATGTAAAAGAAATCATGATCAAATGCCGGATCGATACGGCGATCGAGATCGAATACATCGAACACGGCGGGGTGCTGCACTATGTGCTGCGCGATCTGGCAAATAAAAGTGTCGCAGCCGAGTAA
- a CDS encoding CBS domain-containing protein has protein sequence MTQTAQRPGNRLMDRPEYKTKMKPLTRSPATSVFDAVSAMSEKNYGSVIIVDAQEKVIGVVTERDVMNKLVGKGLDAKTTSLSEIMTENPRLAQETDDMLDWLRIMSNERFRRLPVVDAEGRIKAVFTQGDFVSYTWPDLIYQMKSIATATITKNWAPFLIGGGIALYSIVMVVVVGMM, from the coding sequence ATGACACAAACAGCACAGCGTCCCGGAAACCGCCTGATGGACCGCCCCGAATATAAAACGAAGATGAAGCCCCTGACCCGCTCCCCCGCGACAAGCGTTTTTGACGCTGTATCGGCAATGTCGGAAAAGAACTACGGCTCGGTTATCATCGTCGACGCCCAAGAAAAAGTGATCGGAGTGGTCACAGAACGCGATGTGATGAATAAGCTGGTCGGCAAAGGGCTGGACGCCAAAACGACAAGTTTGTCAGAAATTATGACAGAAAACCCGCGTCTGGCGCAGGAGACGGATGATATGCTTGATTGGCTCCGCATTATGTCGAACGAGCGTTTTCGCCGCCTGCCCGTCGTAGACGCAGAGGGGCGCATAAAGGCCGTGTTCACACAGGGCGATTTTGTTTCATACACTTGGCCAGACCTCATCTATCAAATGAAATCAATCGCCACTGCAACAATTACGAAAAACTGGGCGCCATTCCTGATTGGCGGCGGTATCGCCCTTTATTCCATCGTAATGGTCGTTGTCGTCGGGATGATGTAA
- a CDS encoding DsbE family thiol:disulfide interchange protein produces MSKISPLMVAPPLIFAAFVALAFFGMFRDDPNGIPSTLVGQMAPGVPERDLVGFPPATNAMLATGEVTLVNFWASWCPPCRAEHPKLLEMKSQGVNIIGINFKDTERAATQYLINDDNPFAGVGFDPQGRKAIDWGVTAPPETFILDGDGTVLFRFAGPLIGSDYEQRFLPVLQAAQAEQ; encoded by the coding sequence ATGTCAAAAATTAGCCCGCTTATGGTCGCGCCACCGCTTATTTTTGCTGCTTTCGTAGCTTTGGCGTTTTTCGGGATGTTCCGTGACGATCCTAATGGCATTCCCTCCACCTTGGTCGGGCAGATGGCACCTGGCGTGCCCGAGCGTGATTTGGTCGGGTTTCCGCCCGCGACTAACGCGATGTTAGCAACGGGTGAGGTGACTTTGGTTAATTTCTGGGCCAGTTGGTGCCCGCCTTGTCGTGCCGAGCACCCCAAGTTGCTGGAGATGAAATCGCAAGGCGTGAACATCATCGGGATTAATTTCAAAGATACCGAACGCGCTGCTACCCAATATCTTATAAACGACGACAATCCCTTTGCCGGTGTCGGCTTTGACCCACAGGGGCGCAAGGCAATCGATTGGGGTGTCACGGCCCCACCCGAGACATTTATTCTGGATGGGGACGGGACTGTCTTGTTCCGTTTCGCAGGCCCGTTGATCGGCAGCGACTACGAGCAGCGGTTTTTGCCCGTGCTACAAGCCGCGCAAGCGGAGCAATGA
- the ccmD gene encoding heme exporter protein CcmD: MMPDLGKYAAEVLGAYGVTLLLLAGLVIVTLRRGRKARAALKKMEQETARDVKN, encoded by the coding sequence ATGATGCCGGATCTGGGAAAATACGCCGCCGAGGTATTGGGCGCCTACGGCGTCACTCTTCTTCTTCTGGCGGGGTTAGTTATTGTGACGTTGCGGCGGGGCCGAAAGGCACGTGCTGCGCTCAAAAAGATGGAACAGGAGACAGCGCGCGATGTCAAAAATTAG
- a CDS encoding heme ABC transporter permease, translating to MSLWEYANPVKFLALSARVQPFAWGAAAIGISVGLIWGFFATPDDFRQGSTVKIIYIHVPSAWIAINAWIMMLIASLVWLVRRHHVSALAARAAAPVGLVMTVIGLLTGAIWGQPMWGTWWAWDPRLTSFLILFLFYLGYIALWEAVDDPDTAADLTSVLCLVGSVFALMSRYAVLFWSQGLHQGATLSLDKEENISDVFWQPLVISIAGFSLLFIALVLYRTGTEIALRRTRALAVRLERSA from the coding sequence ATGTCATTATGGGAATACGCAAATCCGGTAAAGTTCTTGGCGCTGAGTGCGCGCGTGCAGCCCTTTGCTTGGGGCGCTGCGGCAATTGGTATCAGCGTGGGTTTGATCTGGGGTTTCTTTGCAACGCCCGATGACTTCCGTCAGGGATCCACTGTGAAAATCATCTATATCCACGTGCCCTCCGCATGGATCGCGATCAACGCATGGATTATGATGCTGATTGCATCGCTTGTCTGGTTGGTGCGCCGCCATCACGTGAGCGCACTGGCCGCGCGTGCTGCGGCCCCCGTTGGGTTGGTAATGACGGTGATCGGCCTGCTGACCGGTGCGATCTGGGGCCAACCGATGTGGGGAACATGGTGGGCGTGGGACCCGCGGCTGACATCGTTCCTGATCCTGTTTTTATTCTATCTAGGATATATCGCATTGTGGGAGGCTGTCGATGATCCTGACACGGCGGCCGATCTGACGTCTGTATTATGCCTCGTCGGGTCGGTCTTTGCGCTGATGTCTCGCTATGCTGTTTTGTTCTGGAGTCAGGGTCTACATCAGGGGGCTACTCTCAGCCTCGACAAGGAAGAGAATATTTCCGACGTGTTCTGGCAGCCGCTGGTTATTTCGATCGCGGGGTTCTCGCTGTTGTTTATCGCTCTGGTCCTCTACCGCACGGGTACTGAAATCGCCCTGCGCCGCACGCGTGCGCTGGCCGTCCGGCTGGAGCGGAGTGCATGA
- the ccmB gene encoding heme exporter protein CcmB, producing the protein MIALLIRDLRLALRAGGGFGLGLAFFLILTVLVPFSVGPQSALLSSIAPGILWLGALLACLLSLDRLLALDFEDGTLDVLATAPLPLEAALAVKALAHWITTGLPLVLAAPFLGILLNLPTQGFGWLVLSLLLGTPALSMIGTFGAALTVGIKRGGLLMSLLVLPLYVPTLIFGAEAARRGAIGMAAETPLLLLAGISLGSVALLPFAAAAALRMTIR; encoded by the coding sequence GTGATTGCTCTTCTCATACGCGATCTACGTCTTGCGCTGCGTGCGGGCGGAGGTTTTGGCCTTGGACTTGCTTTTTTTCTGATATTAACGGTGCTCGTGCCTTTCAGCGTGGGGCCGCAAAGCGCGCTGTTGTCCTCCATTGCACCCGGTATTTTGTGGCTGGGCGCGTTGCTGGCCTGCCTGCTCTCGCTTGACCGGTTGCTGGCGCTTGATTTCGAGGATGGCACACTGGATGTTCTGGCCACCGCGCCGCTGCCGCTCGAGGCTGCATTGGCGGTCAAGGCGCTTGCCCATTGGATCACGACCGGATTGCCGCTTGTTCTGGCGGCACCTTTTTTGGGCATTCTTCTGAATCTGCCGACACAGGGGTTCGGATGGCTTGTGCTTTCGCTGTTGTTGGGTACGCCGGCCCTGTCGATGATCGGCACTTTTGGCGCGGCGCTGACGGTGGGCATCAAACGCGGTGGTCTTCTCATGTCGTTGCTGGTGCTGCCGCTTTATGTGCCAACGCTGATTTTCGGGGCAGAGGCGGCGCGGCGTGGCGCAATCGGAATGGCGGCGGAAACTCCGCTGCTTTTGCTCGCAGGGATCAGTCTCGGTTCGGTGGCGTTGCTGCCCTTTGCCGCTGCGGCTGCTTTGCGGATGACAATCCGGTGA
- the ccmA gene encoding heme ABC exporter ATP-binding protein CcmA, protein MALRLTDVAVARGGVPVLGGVSFTLEGGEALILRGPNGSGKTTLLRTIAGLQPPLSGTLEGAADAVAYAGHADGLKSMLSVAENLQFWAAVYGQRDIAIALGAYGLEPLADRLTGTLSAGQKRRAGLARLMVTGRPIWVLDEPTVSLDLGAVGMFAAAVRGHLRAGGMALLATHIDLGLEAKIFDVSGFRAAPSAVHGASDEAFL, encoded by the coding sequence GTGGCACTACGCCTGACAGATGTTGCCGTCGCGCGCGGTGGTGTGCCGGTTCTCGGCGGTGTATCATTCACGCTGGAAGGCGGAGAGGCGCTGATCCTGCGTGGGCCTAATGGTTCGGGCAAGACAACTCTGCTGCGCACCATTGCAGGCCTACAGCCGCCGCTGTCTGGAACGCTGGAGGGTGCCGCCGACGCCGTTGCCTATGCGGGCCATGCCGACGGCTTGAAATCCATGCTCAGCGTAGCGGAGAATTTACAGTTCTGGGCGGCAGTGTACGGGCAGCGCGATATTGCAATCGCACTGGGGGCATATGGGTTGGAGCCACTGGCGGACCGGCTGACAGGTACATTGTCGGCGGGGCAAAAGCGGCGGGCGGGGCTGGCCCGGCTGATGGTCACGGGACGGCCTATCTGGGTACTCGATGAGCCGACAGTCTCGCTTGATCTGGGTGCCGTAGGGATGTTTGCGGCAGCGGTGCGCGGCCATCTCAGGGCAGGCGGCATGGCACTGTTGGCGACCCATATTGATTTGGGGTTGGAAGCAAAGATTTTTGACGTGAGCGGCTTTCGTGCAGCGCCTTCGGCGGTCCACGGTGCTAGTGACGAGGCCTTTTTGTGA